TAATTAGTCTCAGGAGGGAGAAGGGAATGACGGGTGGATTCAAAGTTTATCATGaagcgaaattagtggcgctatataaatagctgatgatgatgatgatgaagcgaATATCCAAATAGCCTCAGTCTCAGCTGGAACTTAGTGAATTCAGGATAATCTATTGGACATCCTTCTCCTGAGTGCTATACAGCAATGGGGCTCCTCATGTCAAGACATTTCTCAACAATCACATTGTATTCCGCAGCTAAGTAtctattgattttatatttaacttttatAGTAAACATTTGTATTCTCCTTTTTACAGTTATTGCAGTCTGTCAATCATTGTAATCTCACACAGGTATATAAGAGTTAATGTCCTTCCAGTGACAGCGCTGATATCACTTAGTGCCGCACGccgcagtgtatatatatatatatacagatagtgGCCAGCAAGCCTGGAGATAAGGTGCGATTTGAAGGGCCGGAGACACCCTAGAACTGAAGCAGCAGCAGGTAATGGATACGGGCTTGGCTCTCCTTGTAAATCAGGTACTCGCTCTGATAAAATGAGGACTGTTTGTATTTAGATAGTGTCACTGGTTTCCCTTGCGGAACAATTATCTTCCTCCCGTTCAGTTCTATCTCAATGTCCAGAGCAGGATCTGTGAATGCGGAGACATGAGATTAAGGGAAATCACTGAACATAACCAGTACAGCTTGACACATTGTAGCAAACATTATTGGCTGTACAACCACCTGCAGTGTAAGAGGGGGGAAGTTCTGAATAAACCTCATCTATCCTTCAAACAAAAACGGTCCACAGGCGCTGACAGTGGAATGAGACGTAGACGGATGGGTCGTAGCTGCCACATAGGCAGAAAGCATCacttataactttttaatataaCTGAATTATACAGGTTGCTGAACCCTGATCTACACAAACAGCAACAACGTCCCATATAAGCAATCTACCCACTGCAACACCAACACTTACCccctttaaattaattaatgtgatttttatttagagagtaaagtttctattcttgcagatgacactaaactctgtaaggtaataaaatcagagcaagatgtagcttctctacagagggacttaaataaactggaggattgggcggccaaatggaatatgaggtttaacatagaaaaaatgtaaggttatgcatttagggatcaaaaacaagaacgcaatctataaattaaatggaattaatttaggagaatctataatggaaaaggatttgggagtgctcgtagacagtagacttagcaatagtgctcaatgtcaagcagcagctgcaagggcaaacaaagtattggcatgcataaaaaggggcatagatgcaagggaagacagtgtaattttgccactgtataaatcgttggtaagacctcatcttgaatatgcagtacagttctgggcaccactctataaaaagatcatttggaactagaaagggttcagagaagggcgacaaaattgataaagggtatggagtcattaagttatgaggaaaggttagccagtttaggaatgtttactttagaaaagaggcgtctaaggggagatatgattactatgtacaaatacattaagggtcaatacagagaactttcatgggaactctttaccccaaggaccatacacaggacacgcggccaccccctaagtttagaggaaaggaaatttcacaaccagcaaaggaaggggttctttacagtaagggcagtcaagatatggaattcattgccagggaaggttgtgatggcagattcaatagatatgtttaagaaagggttagacaaatttttagcggaaaagtgtatccagggatacgaccgttaattaaaatgaaggatagtagtggatatagggtaaaaatagacctgcaatattgagtctggaggattttcacaattgaaacagattggcggttgcttactctggatcaatttcaaatataagtgcaggatcgcaggagatccaaaataggttgaacttgatggactggtgtcttttttcaacctcatcaactatgttactatgtctaCAAAGGTTTCCACCATGACACATGACTCAGTATTACATCTAGAATGTAACTGATTATTACACACTTCTATCCAACCTGCGCCAGTAGTATTATAGAGTATAATAACCAGACACCAGTATAACGGATGATGTAGGGTCTCTATAGTCCGTACCTGGCTCAGTGTGTCCGCGAGCCACAACACTGTCATAGCCACTAGGGGCGCTCTTCAGGCTGCAGTTATCTTGTGTGATGTGATATTCATTCCCCAAAGCCACCTCGTTCAGGAACATGATCCCCAGTCCATTAGAGGCGCAGCGGACTAGGAGGATAGAAAAGAGTAATCAGATCAAATTAAATTGAagttattgcaatatatgttcacTTTGCACATACACATAAGACCATTTTTAGACTTATTGCAGCCAGAAGTATTTGTGTATGATTGTTACACTGGAATATAAGCAGATGGATTGTGCAAAATCCACACACAACTCCCCCGCCCTTCCCGTTAGTTAACAGTAAGAAGTTTTGAGCAGTAAAGACTATGCTTGTCAAGATCTGGTAATCAGATCAGCGGCAGGTCAGGATTACAGGATGCCCACAAGATCTTTATGTTCAAAAGCAGCTAATGGGTTGTATTTAATAATCACAAAAGATATTTTTCAGAATGTTACCTATTTTATGTGTTtgttgttagatacactctgctcgAGAATGTATCTAGCAGTGGCTGTtacttgaaaaaaaatgtttcatgttCCGGGGGAATCTCGCAAGTGTTTTGAATACATGCCTGTCCCCACAGACAGCGGAGCGACGACCCAGTGGTGAGGGCAGACAGggtagttccacaacagatgaCAGGCTAAAGCTTTGTGGCCTCTGGCCCAGGCCTCACTATCTCTGATACAGCTAAATGAACCCCAGCCTCAGCGCTCCATCCTAGCGCCTTTACACTCATCTCCCCCTCTGACTGACAACTTACCGTATCCTGCAGAAGTACCGTTCTCTGAGCCAAAATATATCCCTCGTCCCACACGTCCCCCTGAATGGGGCATTATCCGCAGGCCGCTTTTCAGGATTGCGGCTAACACCGCCACATTGGTACCGTGCCACAGCAATCGGCGGTTCTCAATGTCGTTGTGGACACTGAGCCGATTTTCCTGTGACAGGAAACAAATAGAGGTGGCGGTATTAGATCCACAGAATACGGGTGGTAAGACTAGCAATGGTGCAGTAATGGAAGAGCAAGTTTATTGACTATAAAGGAGAAAGTCAATGATGGAACAGACTGACAGCGGGCACCTAATGCTTGACACCCGCCCGGTGGTATATGTGTGCTTTGTACCCTTTAGAATaactatctatcatcatcatcatttacttcaGCAGATTTCGTAAAGTAGATGGGCTTAtagcattttgataaatcccattataatcagacaggtatgtaaaaaaaaaaaaaaaaagtgctgtagggagaaggaacatataaaatgtgTGGAAGAGGGGTGCAGTGTGTGGTAGAGGGGTGCAGTGTATGGTAGAGGGGTGCAGCGTATGGTAGAGGGGTGCAGTGTGTGGTAGAGGGGTGCAGTGTGTGGTAGAGGGGTGCAGCGTATGGTAGAGGGGTGCAGCGTGTGGTAGAGGGGTGCAGCGTGTGGTAGAGGGGTGTGGTAGAGGGGTACAGCGTATGGTAGAGGGGTGCAGCGTGTGGTAGAGGGGTGCAGCGTGTGGTAGAGGGGTGTGGTAGAGGGGTACAGCGTATGGTAGAGGGGTGCAGCGTGTGGTAGAGGGGTGTGGTAGAGGGGTGCAGCGTATGGTAGAGGGGTGCAGCGTGTGGTAGAGGGGTGCAGCGTGTGGTAGAGGGGTGTGGTAGAGGGGTACAGCGTATGGTAGAGGGGTGCAGCGTATGGTAGAGGGGTGCAGCGTGTGGTAGAGGGGTGCAGCGTGTGGTAGAGGGGTGCAGTGGTAGAGGGGTACAGCGTATGGTAGAGGGGTGCAGCGTGTGGTAGAGGGGTGCAGCGTGTGGTAGAGGGGTGCAGCGTGTGGTAGAGGGGTGTGGTAGAGGGGTACAGCGTATGGTAGAGGGGTGCAGTGTATGGTAGAGGGGTGCGGCGTATGGTAGAGGGGTGCAGTGTATGGTAGAGGGGTACAGTGTGTGGTAGAGGGGTGCAGCGTGTGGTAGAGGGGTGCAGCGTGTGGTAGAGGGGTGCAGCGTGTGGTAGAGGGGTGCAGTGGTAGAGGGGTACAGCGTATGGTAGAGGGGTGCAGCGTGTGGTAGAGGGGTGCAGCGTGTGGTAGAGGGGTGCAGCGTATGGTAGAGGGGTGCAGCATATGGTAGAGGGGTGCGGCGTATGGTAGAGGGGTGTGGCGTATGGTAGAGGGGTGTGGCGTGTGGTAGAGGGGTACAGCGTATGGTAGAGGGGTGCAGCGTATGGTAGAGGGGTGCAGCGCATGGTAGAGGGGTGCAGCGTATGGTAGAGGGGTGTGGTAGAGGGGTACAGCGTATGGTAGAGGGGTGCGGCGTATGGTAGAGGGGTGCGGCGTATGGTAGAGGGGTGCGGCGTATGGTAGAGGGGTGCAGTGTGTGGTAGAGGGGTGCAGTGTGTGGTAGAGGGGTGCAGTGTGTGGTAGAGGGGTGCAGTGTATGGTAAAGGGGTGCAGCGTATGGTAGAGGGACGCAGgtttgaggcataatatgatctgtgtggcataatatgaatgtttatttgttggtcccattaatattaatattatactgatattagcgtgataaaataagaaataattaaatgttacataaatatacatacacagtggtcaaagtggaaatttagaagtggcggtatggataatgtaagtgaatggaatttgataatcaACACGGTAAAAGAGATggcgtatggcataccactgtacaaCAGCAatcttccactatatatatatatatattatacatacaactGGCACTTCTGCCGGTGCACCGACCCTGATGTAGGGTAAATATTGGCTGCTTCTGGGCACCTTAATTTTTATACTGCAAATTTAGAGCCGAGTTCGAATCATCCAACTTTaattctgtccacacattttatatCTGCAGCACAACATGGCTTTTCCAAGGTGCTAAATTGCGCATTGTATCTGTAAATGAGGTCCGTAGCGCTATCTATAACTGACCTCGTTCTCTCTGTCCACGCGCCAGACATTCAGGAGTTTAATATGACGGTAGGTGGGTCCTGTCTGTTTCACGGTCTTATCAATCACCTACGACAGATATAAGACGTTACGTGGGTACTGGcctcaatttaattttttattcctttaacaGAGCTCTAAAGCCAAAAGTGAAAATGTTATTGTTAATAATCAAAACTCCTTAGAGACACTTATATTTTTTCCAAATGAGCCATTTGTTGAGAATTACTTACTTATGTATGTCCATCCCAAAAATGATGTCACTGTTAGTTTTTCCTTCTGTCCACTAGTATAGTCACTGACAGCCTTAAAGCAACGGTATATCAAACTATTATTTTGCTTATACCCTCTTAGATCTTTCAACCTGGGGTCATGTATCTGACCAATGACACTGAAGTATCTCTGTTATTATACTTAATTATTCTGTTTTATGACAGCTGCACTTTGTGTTTTCCTTCACTTAGTTGCAATCAATTATAAATCCCAGTAAGAAGGTAGAAGGAACTGGTGCACCCTGTGATTTCACAATGTTGTCACTTATAACCACCAAAGCCAAGAAATGTTTAATGGACATATCCACTGAAATGATGTTCTGAAATCATTTTTAATATCGCTATATTGGGCACTACAACTTCCTCGAATAACGCCTGTTATTTAGATAGGACTCCTGCCTGAAATTGTCAGCTGATATCACAGAAACAAACTGTTGCTGCCAATTGACAGATATGTTGCCAATAAGTAACCCTGCTTAGCAACATCTGAAACCCTGGAAACAAACTGTAGACTGCACTGGTTGATTTAATGATTATAGATGTAGCTAAAGAAGGTCTGTTATTCACAACCTATCTGTCAAGAggcaacagtgtgtgtgtgagttttcAATAGTCTATTTCAGGTAGTAGTCCGATACCAAATATTAGGAGTCATTCCAGTATTTTGATCCAGcctaataattttaatttaacatCATATGACtcattgtaaaataaaagtgTTCCATAATGAAATGTATAACCATAAGTAAAGGTGAAACACCCTGATATGTGGTGACTTTCAGTGTCTGCACCCAGATCGTCCCCACTCACACTCACTCTTACCTTGTACTCCTTAGATTTTGAATCAAGAAGGTTGAGTTCACATTTGAGTAACTGATAATCTACGTCCAGTGGATGGGGGACATCTAACAGTTCTGCTTCCTGCTCCTGCTTCAGTTTATCCGCCTGCAGAGTCTGAGCCAGTTCAATGTCTGCAAGGACCTGAGCGAGGACAGGGAGACAGTCACAACTACCCAGGATACAACACTGACACTTTGCCTCCAAAGAGGGTGTTCAAGAGCATTTGGCAGATTTGCTCCTTAAAACAACATAACCTTCCCCCATCACATAACATTGTATTTAAAGGTAAACTCGACCTAACAAATGCCTGAGTTCTGTACCTTGTCTAATGTTGCAGAAACAAGGGACTGAGATGCTCAGTATTCTATAGAGGTCAGCAGAGTGCCAGGGTCAGgagagagaaaatttaaaaactacATCACAGAAACATCTTATTTTGCAGCACTTGGGGCTAAAGTAACAATAGAGAGCAACAAACACTTCTAGCTGCAATTAATTATCAATAAATATGGGAGACTCCCAGGGAAACCTCCCACTTGCAGATAGGAACAAGTATGGCAGCTTCCAGCAGGCAACCTGAACCATCGAACACAAATGAAATGTATGCAGTAATCCTGTTCCACAATCTTAAGAATTAAAAGCAACATACTACAGGTAAACTTTAACAGATGTGTAAACTGTAAATGTAtgatatatgtacatgtatgtgcCGTGGCAGTACATAGAGCTGCTTTAATCTCATTGCAGTGTTCACTGTTTCTTCAGAGAGAGAGATCATGGTCTgtccactagggggcagcactgaGACACGGAATTACAGATGGCTGTAGGTTACTGATAGGATAATAATGAGGAGCGGTACCAGTAACATGTCCTTCTTGGCCTGTAACACCTCCAGGCTCTCAATGACTGGGGGCGTCTGGCGTCCAAAGTTGTGGGGTATGATGGTGTAGAAGGTAGAGGACAAGTCGCTGAGCTCCTTCTTATTCGCCTTTCTGTCCATCGCGGCCTGAAGCGCCTCCAAAGCGTCGAATCCCTTCGCTATCTGCGCCTTACTCAGCTTTCCCAGAGGCATCTTCTTTATATCTGAAATACAAACAATTCACATTTACCCAACATCCCCCGTGTGCAGCTTTCCCTGACTCAGCCAATATCCAACATTACACCCATTTATGTAACttcaagttttatattttattatactaaaCTCCACCTAAAACTAAATGCCAACTAATATTTTATGGCGTAACAATTTCCAATCATTGTAATGTAGCAATCCCTCCGTAACTGTAGAACTCGGATTTCCTTTCACGGTCTTATGAGTTCTACTGTCCCTGATCTAATAATTGTCCTCCACGTCCTCAGCACAAGTACCCAGGTTCATGGTCTGCATGGCTTCCTTGAACATGTCACTGCTGAATATCAGAGACATCAGGTCCTGGGTGGACTTGTCCAGGGAGCAGGGACGAACCTTCTTACACACTCCATCCACAGTGTCCACCTGGGGAGAGTAAGAACCTCGTAAGTATAAGAGATGGAGTTATTGAGGTCATCAAGCTGTTAGTATAAGGTCCTAGAACTACTAGTGCCCTCTCTGGTCAAAACATAACAATGAAGATTTGGAAGAAAGATGTCACAGTCGCTGCGTGGACTAATGGCCAAGTGACAGGATCAGCGTCAAATATACCTGGAcacttctataataattggacaCTTCTATATTTAGCTTTGCAGGTTTGGGTGTTGTGTAATTTCATAAATAGggtaaaaaaagtttttgggttGTAATATGCAAAAATTAAAAAACGTAAACTTAATGGGGGCTTTTCCCATTGTTAGATACGTCCCTTAACTCTTTAAAGGACAACAAGAACAACAGCGACACCTCCAGGTTCTAAAAATCAGACTGAAGTATCTGACAGGGGAACAATACAtagggctgagtcattaaggagagcaaagcagaaaaaagaagtaactttgcatctgggcaaaactatgttgcattggagggggaggtaaatttaaaatgtggggacagatttctagttgcggtagggcatgtcctagatcaactttaactttcagtgtaaaaataaagctattaagtatgtgTGTACTACATTAAAAAGCACccaatattttctttacatgcaaaataataaactaatttgcaccccttgtattgtaacatggtttgtccaggatcaaatttactaatTAAGTATAAGGAAACTGTGATTATGTTTAGGAGTTTATACGTGGTTAGAATGACAGTTAATGTCTGCTCAGTCGTTAATACATCCCGGTCTGACCTTGACAGTGGCCTCTCCCGTCTCTTCCTCGTCGTCACCGTGCTGGACCTCGATCATTGTATACTTTCCTGGGTGGGCGGTGAAATTCTCTCGCTCTGACCAGTTATTCTTAGTTTTGTCCTTAAACTTCTTCTCAAAATCTTTCTTAGCAGCCTCCAGACTTGGGAAGTGGGTCAGCTTGGACTGACCAGCCTCCCCCTGTAGGAAACAACGTCAGGAATCCGTCAAACAGCTGGAAGTTATTACAAAACCGCCATCGTGTGATTGTCATGGACAGGGGAGAATGTGGCTTATTCTGTTCATCTCTCATGTATCACTACTTAAGTGGTGGCTGGAGATAAAGTGGGCGGGATCTGCTGTCCAGGGCCACCAATGAGGCGTTGCGGGTGATGTCACCTGTCCAGGTAGATACTGCGGATTCTGTAGTGACACTCCTAGAGGACAATGTTGCGGTTGGATGCATGTTGGGAAACAGGCGCGAGGGTCCCACTATTATCCTAGTCAGGGACGTGGATGTGTAAGGGGTACAGGACAGTAGAGTACTCACCACCCGCCCCCAGCGATTCCAGCAGCAGGGAGTGCCAGATTTACCCTTCACACTGGAAATGAGTTGGATGATGTAGAACTTGTTGTTGTTGTTCCCAATGTTTGTTTGGTTTAACATACAATCATAATCCTCATAGACCTGAAATAATGACAGACACAGGGCATCACTAGACAACAGTCTATGGAGAAATAATAAATCACCATCTAGATGCCACAGGGACATCTTTATAAATGGACGAGACAGGAAAACGATTGGTGacatctaatatccatataatccTGTTGCAGGtttagtatcttttttttttttttttaataaaactttacTGGCAAATCAGCATAATGCAAAACACAATATAAGATTTGAAACCTGTATTCTGCGACACAGAATTATAATAGTATTAGAAGTCACTTGAGAGTTCCGTGACTTGTAATAAATCAGGTAGGACGCCCAAATGATCGTCTCCTCTTAAATACGATTGGCTGCTGACGTTTATTCTTATGTGTTCTTGGATTCCAAATCACAAAACCCCACTGA
This window of the Mixophyes fleayi isolate aMixFle1 chromosome 8, aMixFle1.hap1, whole genome shotgun sequence genome carries:
- the LOC142099887 gene encoding protein mono-ADP-ribosyltransferase PARP3-like, yielding MAPKRKAAAQGKTTARGKRTKVKKEVKEEEAEEVIQAPDRFQSAVQALKSVSEQKGKAKIDSACSMSSVENCEVYEDYDCMLNQTNIGNNNNKFYIIQLISSVKGKSGTPCCWNRWGRVGEAGQSKLTHFPSLEAAKKDFEKKFKDKTKNNWSERENFTAHPGKYTMIEVQHGDDEEETGEATVKVDTVDGVCKKVRPCSLDKSTQDLMSLIFSSDMFKEAMQTMNLDIKKMPLGKLSKAQIAKGFDALEALQAAMDRKANKKELSDLSSTFYTIIPHNFGRQTPPVIESLEVLQAKKDMLLVLADIELAQTLQADKLKQEQEAELLDVPHPLDVDYQLLKCELNLLDSKSKEYKVIDKTVKQTGPTYRHIKLLNVWRVDRENEENRLSVHNDIENRRLLWHGTNVAVLAAILKSGLRIMPHSGGRVGRGIYFGSENGTSAGYVRCASNGLGIMFLNEVALGNEYHITQDNCSLKSAPSGYDSVVARGHTEPDPALDIEIELNGRKIIVPQGKPVTLSKYKQSSFYQSEYLIYKESQARIHYLLLLQF